In one window of Frigoriglobus tundricola DNA:
- a CDS encoding DUF2314 domain-containing protein yields the protein MRQQTIDAEQIKAQQGGLEKWLGKSVKIGFDTHLGGTEWMWLMVSAVKGRKLVGKLKSEPWFAIEYRQGQKITFKEDEIFAVNLV from the coding sequence ATGCGACAACAGACGATTGATGCCGAGCAAATAAAAGCCCAGCAAGGCGGCTTGGAAAAGTGGTTAGGCAAAAGCGTTAAGATCGGCTTTGACACCCATTTAGGCGGTACGGAATGGATGTGGCTAATGGTTTCGGCCGTCAAGGGCCGTAAGCTAGTCGGCAAACTGAAATCCGAACCCTGGTTCGCCATCGAGTACCGCCAGGGCCAAAAGATCACCTTCAAGGAAGACGAGATATTTGCGGTTAATTTAGTTTAG